catcctcctctcttacctgtcatgatttctcctctttctttcggaacaaaattgacaacatcttATCGTTGCTCTCCCACCACAAGCCCTGTCTACTatttgaccaccttgactctcctagctttggtgcgtgatgcttccaccgtcgctcactttaaatcaactctcaagacgcACTTGTTCTCTcatgctttccatgctctttaagcctgatatctgctattagctactgtgttgttgctactgtatcatgtattatgcatttttcactgtattggaTTAGGCATTTATATCATGTAATATCATGCAATTATGCACTtccctgtatttaaaatattatgaattttggtgttactgcatcttgtaaagcgctttgtgatggtggtccactatgaaagtcgctatataaaataaagattgattgattgattgatgtatcAGTTAAgtctaatttaaacattgcatattcactggtcagttttataaggtgataattagtttaattgtatatattacatgatgaatgagacttgcgtggtgatttttcagatggcttttgaataaagtgttactgctcCTGCTTGCAGAGTTTTccttgttctgttctctgactaaataccacagtacaatatatttgccaatttttctgtaattcttagtgacagagatgaaaaaaacagattgttgggtgatttaaatgctgtttcagttgtatgttgacatttttacctacagaaataCTGTTTAGATAAGTGTTACTATTAAGGTGTAGTAAAATTAGtcgatcaggtaagtaagttggtttatgatgtcatagccgtgcggtaagacaattcttacagCATGGTCATGTGACcttgttaagccaatcacagcacttaatttatccaagccattttataaccagccatatacataatatacattttaattaatatgaatatACAGACATTATTTTACAGTGTCATTGAAAGTTACTAAAATATAGTAAGATGCTAAAGCCTTTAACAATTGTATTCAATATGTGTTTCAGACTGTATTATGGAATTTCCCCTCTGGAAGAGCTACCCAGCCTTTGCATTCATCCTATCCCTTATTGCTGTGCCCTGTTGCCATGGTGGCAAGATCCTGGTGTTCCCATTGGATGGCAGCCATTGGTTGAACATGAACATCCTCATTGAGGAACTGCATGGGCGTGGTCATGACATCACAGTGGTGCACTCCAAAACAAGCTGGTACATCAAAGAGAAATCACCCCATTACACTTCCATCACTGTCACTCTACCTGAAGGCTTGAGCATCGAGAGTGAAGACTTCATGGCCTCATTCTTGAGGAAAATGCTGGAGATCCGACGAGGAAAGGGGTCCCTGCAGGCTTTCATGGCCATGAACACTGATTTTTCTGATCTCTCAAACGTTCACAGAGAAGAATGCCAGATGGTGGTAACTATGTTTGAGGATCAACAGTTAATGAAGAAGCTCCAGGATGTCCACTTTGATTTGGTTCTCACAGATCCTTGTTTGGCTGGAGGAGTTTTGCTGGCCCACTACCTTaaactgcctgtggtattcaatGTCCGTTGGCTTCCAAGTGGGGAGGCTCATTTTgccactgctccctctcctctctcctacgTCCCGATTACAGGAACAGAGTTATCTGACCAAATGGACCTCATTCAAAGAGCCCGGAACATGCTCCAATACAGCATCAACCTCTATGTAGACAAATATGTGGTTAGCCCCCATTACGATGCTCTGTGTGCTCGTTACTTTGGCCCAGGTGTAGACCTCTACAGTCTCATCCAGTCTGCAGACCTTTGGCTTATGAGGGTCAACTTTGTCTTTGAATTCCCACGCCCCACTATGCCCAACATTGTCTACATAGGCGGCTTCCAATGCAAACCTGCCAAGCCCCTACCACAAGATCTAGAGGAGTTTATGGAAAGCTCTGGAGAGCACGGTGTGGTTGTCATGTCCTTGGGAACTCTGGTAAACGGTCTTCCAAGTGAGCTAACAGATAAGATAGCCTACGCTTTCTCACAGCTCCCTCAGAAAGTCATCTGGAGGCATTTGGGAGAAAGGCCTTCTAGCTTGGGCAACAACACCCTGCTGGTCAAATGGCTGCCCCAGAATGATCTCCTGGGACACCCCAAGACAAGAGCTTTTGTGACACATGGGGGCACCAACGGGGTGTATGAGGCCATTTACCATGGCGTGCCAATAGTAGGCCTACCACTGCTCTTTGACCAGTTTGACAACCTCCTCAGGATGCAGGTGCGAGGGGCAGCCAAGGTCCTGGAAGTCACCACCCTGGGCAGCAAGGACTTCCTCCAGGCCCTGAAGGAGGTGCTTGAGGAGCCTTCCTATCAGATGAATATGAATAGGCTCTCCAGCCTCCAGCGAGACCAGCCTATCAAACCAATGGACAGCGCCCTCTTCTGGATCGAGTATGTCATGAGGAACAAAGGTGCTGCTCACCTGCGCACAGAGTCCTACAGAATGCCCTGGTACGCCTACTACTGTGTGGATGTTATAGTGGTCTTGCTGGCTGCTGTGTTAGTCTTCATGGCAGCTATCATAGGCATTGTCAGATTTATGTGCTGCAGGGTttgtaagaaaagaaaaataaagcatGAGTAAAATAATCTCGCTGTACAGCATTCCctattttttttatagtgcaTTTAAACAAACCCTGTCTATGTTTTTGGCTTCTGCTCACGACCCCAGTTAGACACACAGTGGCCGTGCCcttagttcactcaccctggttacacacacagTGGTCAAGGTTCgctcaccctggttacacacacacacagtggtgagAGTTCATTGCCAGTTCACAAACTCTTACCTCCAGCGTGCTGTGAACAAAGAACTAGCTTTCCAgctcccttttaaaataaatcaatttgccTGGCCACATTTCACACCATTGCATTGACCAATTGTAATTGCCCAAACCCTGCTGTCCGTTAGTGGTGCAGCTTGGGCAACGTAAGCAGCAATGACATCCATGAGCCGTACCATCTGGGTTCAACCATGATAGCTGGTGACAGCAATCAGAACGTGGACGTCTTTTGACCATTTTAAATCCCCTAAAAGCCTGTCACCAGTACATTCTGTAAAATACACTTGTGTCAATTCAGGTGGggtttattattactattttagtggcaaaactgtacatttgaggtTTATTGTACCTGTGTGATGGTGGCACCAGCAGGATATTCATCCAGTTCATCATTACCACATGGAAGTTCTCCTATCTTTCTTCATTTTTGCCTGCTTTGGATGGTAAAGAATCAAGGTGAACAATACACGTGCAAAACAATGAGAAcaactttatatttaaaaaataacattcaagTATGTTAATTTACCAGTGTTCAGTTACCTGTTTTCTTTATTGGTATAATTAGTATAAACAATGCAGCTAAAGTACAGAGGGGTTAGGGCAGCGAATATATCTCTTATCTCACCTCCACACACAGTGAAACCACATTATCCATACAGTTAAGTACAACCATAGTTAATGTCGCCATCTAATGGTTGGCATACTGTATGACAAACAGAAGCTCCAATAAAACAGAATGTCACAGCAAGCATTTCATATATTAGGGCCAAAAATGTTGcttattgttttttaataataaaaggcttgaaaataaagatgtatttatcGTACACTTTTTGGCCAACTTAAACATTTCAATGGTGTGCTGGTTTGTTGTGTTAATTGttgggcggcagtgtggagtagtggttaaggctctggactcttgaccggagggttgtgggttcaatcccaggtgggggacactgctgctgtacccttgagcaaggtactttacctagattgctccagtaaaaacccagctgtttaaatgggtaattgtatgtaaaaatattgtgatatattgtaacaattgtaagtcgccctggataaggatgtctgctaagaaataaataataataattgggtgaGACATGTGTTGCCTGTGAAACTCACTCAGACAGTGGTGACTGCTAAGAGGTATCACGTGGAGTGTAAACAGCTATGACAATGTATTTGGTTATCTGAGTGTGCGTTTGAGAGATTGTTTGTCTTCTTAGGAAATTAATTTGATGCTTATCCACAATCTAAGCTCTTCCGGATAACCGAGGAGGGAGAGGGCCTCCCCCTCACAGAAGAGGAGTTGTAAACCTAGACTGTGGCTTCCTTGTGCTCCAGTTGGCCCTTTAGTACAGATACACTGTGTTTCCattgaaaaacactttttaaatcactatTTGAAGTGATTCAAACTTGAATACAATTTCTGACTCTACTCATCTGTCTTCTTTCACTCTCTGGTGGGTTTGCAGTGTTATTCCTATCTGATAAACATGCACACCAAAGCCCAAGTGTGCCCTGCTAGCGTTCTCCGTTATCTGCTAAACAAAACTCTGCCACGGGGCAGAGGAAGGATATAATTTCTACTTGATGAGCTAATTGCTGTCGAGTGATTAGAGCTTCCTTATGATTACTGCTTTCAGCAGATTCTCAAGGGCCTTCAGAGTGCCTATAGCTGCAAATGCCATTTCAATAATAGCAGACCAAAACAGCCAAGTAAAAAGACAATCAAGGTTCAATATCTATAAAAGGGGACCATTTATAAAAAATGGGATTAACTTGGAGTGATCCCTATTTTATTGCATCAGGAACTACTGGGTGcttgtataaaaacatatttataaggCTAATCCATTTACTATAATTTGGCTGTTTTTGTACCAGTAACATATTCTTGGACTGCTATCACAGTAATGCCAGGGTAACATATTAGGACCACTGTACGATATTTTTTCTCTAAACCCAATGTGTTGCCATTTCTGGTAATGTTTTGGTCTGCTAGTGGTTCTGCAAAGATTTCTTCGGGGTAATAAACTGGTAGTAGAATATAATCCCAATAGGGTATTTCAAATGTTTCCGTAAAGCTGAATCAGAGACCCAGTGATTATTTGTCAGTGTATGAATCTGAACTGAAGAAACGTCCCTGGTGTGTTCTAAGTTGTTCGTGCCAGCGCAAACTTGCTATGTTCTCTAAACTGCATTGCAAAAAataagacctttttaattgtaatGGAGAGCCCTTAATTATAATGCATGGTGTTTTTGTAGGAAAATGATACCTTGGAGAGCTGCTATAGAGAGCTATAAATGTGCCCTCTTTGGAAACAAGGTAGCAGAGCACCTTATTTGAGTTCACTTGCTGACGATTGTTCTTAAAAGTATTAACACTTATAAATTAGGAAAAGTTCTATTATATtagtgtgtgatatatatatatatatatatatatatatatatatatatatatatatatatatatatatatatatatatatatatattaattcagGACTTTAAAAAGAGATTTGTTACTAAAACAATATGTAATATTCAATTATATTTACCAACTTCTATattttataatgaaaacaacaaattattagtATGTAATACTGCATTTCAAATTTTGGTTTACGTTATGAAATACTGTTCGACTATCTTAAAGTAAAAGCGAACCGATAAAGCAAATATTGGTACAAGCAGAAGAGAGGCATAACTTTTAGTGAGACGGGGAGAAGAGGCTGCAACACCACATGAGTCACAGTTAAAGACAGCTCAAGAAAAATTCCAGTGACCAAGCGGAAAAGGTACTGTATATGCTTGCTTCATACTCAGCTTTCAGTTTGTTGCATGAGTTGCAGAGACTACAAAAGTCCGATGTAACTGGACGGTAAGATACAAATGATGTAGATTTAAGCTGTAGATTTAAAAGGAACATACAAGATAGTACTGAATTAAAtgactatatattattattaaattcaaGTCTAATAGAATATCTACTTTAGATaattgtcccagtgtgtgttttggaGATACATcctttacaattatatatataattttaattgcCAAGACATAAGTTGAATTGAATACTATGTAGCATTCATAACAGACATAATGGCTACACGACACTGTAGGTTAAAATGGGGtgctatgttttttaatatggtttACGATACCTCTGTGGGCATtaaaatgcttacctgtgctttaccatgctttggtGTTAAGTATTATGCTTATGATTGCTACAATTAATTCTATCTAATTACAATGTATCTGGTGGTACCCTTTTAATAGGACTTTGGTGTTAAGGATGTATCtccaaaacacacactgggacaattATCTAAAGTAGATACTCTATTAGACTTGAATTCAATAATAATATAGAGTCATTGAATTCAGTACTATCTTGTATGTTCCTTTTAAATCCACAGCTTGTGTAATATAAAAGCAATGAAATGGAAAAGGGTCCTGCAAAAGGATtttgtggattataaaaaaaaccaaaacacagcaaTATTTCTAAATCTTAAGTATTTTTCAATACTTGTGTAAAAAAACATCACAACAAGATCCttttagggcctcatttactaagcggCGGTAATGTCACCAGAATTAAAATTGACTGTGCATGCCAAATTGTCATGCcttatttactaactaattagaagcaaaaatatTGGTTGGAAAAATTCTAAATAGCATACAAATTGtgggtggcaacaggtctgaagttgcgcACGGTATTTAttacaagtcacttaacctccttgtgctccgtctttcgggtgagacgtaattgtaagtgactctgcagctgatgcatagttcacacaccctagtctctgtaagtcgccttggataaaggtgtgctaaataaactaataataataataataataataataataataataataacaataataataataataatattctattgataacaggtgaaggagcttacttactGGTGGCGGCACGGATAAATATGAGAgacagataaaagaaaatatgctgaaataatttagtttcaatttaaaataatattttattatctacgcGTCTACAACAATGTAAAGCCTACAATGCAtcagcatggtttattttgtattacatgtataatagactaaaaagagaaaaaaagcctgctataggtattcatttaattttactactgtactgtttaagcctattgtacatatctacatttacataatgtaatgtctacaattattactgttataattactgttattttaatgtgCCCTTGTATGTATTAgacaattcattattattattattattattattattattattattattattattattattattagtattattatcatatatatatatatatatatatatatatatatatatatatatatatatatatatatatatatatatatatatatacaaataacaaactaactaaaatacagataaatgcacttgGGGTCAGCGAATGCAATgtagaaacaattaaaaagctcCATTAAAATCACTGTATAAATAGGTTGCAGAATTTGAAGTCaattcaactgtttgacacaatgttacaagattcatcaAGATTCATTGTTACAATGTAACCTCCCAACTTTGTTAAGCCAGAAAGAACCTGCAGAAAAATGTACCTGTTTAGTTACAATTTTAGTACCGGTAACTATATTTAATTACAACGGTGATGAATCTTGTAACGTTGTGTCAAGCAGTTAAAATTTGCTTCTAACACTGTTTGATCAATGAAAGGTATTTAAAGGTCGGTTGggtacactaaaaaaaaaaaatgaggctaGTGTCTTTTTACACATATGATTTCACCTACTGTATACACTACACAGTTTTATTAAAGCAATATATTTAGAAAGCTCATTTGAATTGGGCTTTAAACAATTTCTTAATGGTTATTGGGATGTTTATAACCCTACTATAGCTTATATCGTAAAGTGTTTGATTTCTAAAGAGATAATGAATATGTTTGTCCTCCCCAGACTGTGACAGCGATGTCAGTAATGTTGTTCCGTTTGCTGGCTCCAGCAGTCTGGTCGCACTTCCTCTCCCTTGTGTGCTGTTCAGAGCAGACAGGGGCGGGACTTGCAGCGTGTACACTGGGCAGTGTGAAGGGGCGGGGCTTCTCTGCGGAGGGTGACATCATCATTGGTGGAATATTTCCAGTTCATTATAACAAGGTTTTCCCGGACACCCCGTTCACAGAGCTGCCTGGACCCACCCGCTGTGAGATGTGAGTAGAACCTACTCTGAATTGTATTGGATTCATCTGAACACTGAATCCCAAGTAAAAATGAGTAACTGCCATTTCAAACCCTTAACTGCTAATCTGTCACATAACACCACATCAGCATGCTCTATGTCTCCTCACAACCAGGTTGATATTTATTCATCCATTTTGTGATCTAAAATGTTATTTCTTCCCTGTTAGGATTCAGTGTATTAAAATGACAGAAGATTTCACATTTTATAAAGGCCTCAGAGTATGAATCCTATTATTCACGATACAGTACAGTTTCACAGCTGGAAACTGAGCATAGACAGATTTACCCTTAGAAAAGCATCACACAGTGTATTAAAACAGTGacagcatagtaaagcataaGTAGGCATGGTAAAGACCAGCGAGGTTTGattaagtatattaataaacatggcaaacctgagaaaacgatggtaaatgcataaaATAACCACTGGAAAAGCGTACAACTGCAAACATGCAGTGCAAACATACTGTAGTAGACTTTTATGAGGGTAGGGTAGGGAGGGGTGAGAATGGGTTACTAAAaaactgggatcctttaagagccAGGCCACATTTCTGTGATCAATTGGCTGCAATTGGAACTAGGGCCAACTTTTTGTCTcttgtttgtatttttgcttCTGTTCTTTTTGATCTAAACACATTGTTTGTGATGACAATAAGAGAGGCATTGCCGAGTTTCAGAGCCAATGTTACATTTAGGAGTCATACTTTTACAATAGTGTGTTTTATGTTGCTGGCTGGATTTATGAATTGCTTGGACATTGAGATTCACAATACAGAGAATAGCCTGAAAGCTAGGGTAAAACATTCACTTCTGATGTGATTCATTGTTGATGACTTCCCACCCACTGGTGGGCAAACTAGCCATGTGAGTATGTGGCTGGATTGTGAAAAGACAGACTTGTGTCCTTGTCTGAGAAAGAGTGAAGAACTCAAGGAACATCTTGAGATTTTGTTACATGAATTGGCAGGTTTTGGGTTTCAATGTACCGAACAGAACCTGTAAACAACATGCCTATCCTGAGAAAGCCACAACGGGCATGCTGGACCTTCAAATTCCCCTCAGGCTGCAActaggggttcatttgtaaacgaAAATGTACAGGGTCTTATAATCAAGGAAGGGGTAGGATTGTTGTATATTGACCTAATGTACTGACTTGTattgatttacagcagctcccatatatgcttcaagttTTCATCTGCTTGTGGATTGGGGTTTCTTGCCTTATTGTTGGTAtcggtagctgcatgcccacctttgcTTAGCCATGGTTTAACATAATCAGGTTTGAACAATATCAGCAACGGGCCATCACTAAACTAAAATCTCCCATTTTGTTGTTGATCTAGTTTCAGTCAGCGGTCCTACCGCTGGGTGCAGACTATGGTGTTCGCCATCAATGAGATCAATCAGAATGCAACACTGCTCCCCAACCTAACGCTGGGCTTTGGGATTTACGATACCTGTGGTGCCGTCCACCGAGGGATAGAGGGCGCCCTGTGGATGATGAGTGGTCAGGAAGTCTTGGTGCCTGGGTACCGCTGCCTGCCTGGCACCCCCTTGGCTGCCATCATCGGAGATGCAGGCTCTCGGATTTCGCTGGCCATCGCCCGAATCCTTGGACTGTACAGCTACCCACTGGTAAGGGGAACTTGTACAGGTCTGAGTAATCTCTACATCAGGGCTTCTGTGTATATTTACACTAATAGTTAAGTAACTATACACTCTTCtttgtagattttgtttttggttgttaGATAATATGAACATGATATGGTTAACAAATATTTTCAGTTTATCACCTAATATCAGTATATTTGTTTGAGCCAATTGGACAGTGAAATCAGTGAGGGTTCGATTGAAACCAACAACACAGTGCCTCATTGACTCAATTGAACTTGGCTTTCCACAGATCAGCTATTTTGCGACGGTGCCCCATCTCAGTGACCGGCGGCAGTTCCCCTCATTTTTCCGGACGATCCCTAGCGATGTTTTCCAGGTGCAGGGGCTGGTCCGGCTGATGCAGCACTTTGGCTGGTCCTGGCTGGGGCTCCTGGCATCGGAGGACGACTACGGGCAGATGGGCAGTCAGATCCTGCAGAAGGAGCTGCTGCAGAGTGGGGCATGTCTGGCCTTCTATGAAACTGTGCCCCTGCTTTATGACAAGAGGAAGATTCAACGCATAGTACAGGTTAATATAGTACAATACAATATGTACAGAACAGTGGTCCTCAACCCCAGAGTGGTGAGCCTTCAATGACAACTGGTGAACCCTTTGCTAAAATGTGTAGAACTTGTCTTGACAAGGTTTACTCGATGGTGGCATTCTTGTTTGGTGCTGAATGATTTTAGAATGAAAATAGACCACAATTTACAGATGTGATGACATATGATTGAACAGCATCACtaaattgtgtgtttgtgtgggttgAGGCAATTTTTTGCATCTGTATCACAATTTATAATTTTTTCTACCAATATGTCTAATGTCACATCACAATAGTAACCCACTTACTAGTCAGAAGGACTGCTCCCAGGCTCAGTGACTCTGATTCAGTCACTGCCGTAGGGTCATTGAAGATGAAGTACTGTATGACCAGCTGATTCTACTCCCTTACCTAAGAATTGGCAAAGGAAAAACTCCCTGTGGGCCCCCAGCCAAGATTCAGCTTATTAATGTCATCTTATATTTTGTGACGAACTACTGGGTTGGCTGAAACTTTCCATAAATtgtaactagggcttctgattagCCAATAAACAATGGAAAAACACTGGCAATGGTTACTtaattcatgttgacttcacccctttccaataaaaaaactacaacaaactacctttcccagtgcagttgaatcgatctgaatactttaaacccacctcAACTAccgagtggcagcaaattcctaaatTTCTACTAgagactctgcttgcaagatttaaaattagATTACAACTAGAAACGGAGACATGTTCGCAGGATTTGAAGCAAAGCTAAATAGGGAGGATTGTGGGGAactataaaaaaaatgcctaaacacacaaaaaccccagaagaatgttcAAGCATTTTgcaaagtaaccaaaaacaataatttcatgcagtatataaaaagcgaaagcccaggaaaaaaaaaatgttttcggGGTATCTagaaaatagcaaaaaataatcactgaacaattaaattaataaaaaccaaaaaacagaagccataATTATAAGATAGCTGGGATCAGGTTTCTAACTACATTTGTAACCAACTTGTAGATGCAACACCAGTTGGCTTTATAGGTCTTCTGGCCTGGGCTTGTTTTTGTACCACAGCCACCTGAATGAGGAAAGCAGCAATGAGGGGGACACACTATATTTAAACTTGTAAAGAAGAAACTTGACACAAATTCTAAACAATAAAGTGGGTCACTTGTCTCCAATTCACTGCAGGTTGTGAAGAGTTCCTCTGCTAAAGCCATCATTGTCTTCACCTTTGAGTCCTTCCTGATGCCTGTCGTAGTGGAAATGGCACGTCAGAACGTGACAGGCAAAGTGTGGGTCGCCACCGAGGGCTGGTCCACATCGCACAACCTGGCAAACAGAGAGCTCCTGAAGACAATGGACGGAACCATTGGGTTTGCAATCCGCAGGGCTGATATACCTGGGCTCAGGGAACACCTACTGAGTGTGTCACCCAATTCACCCACCGGCAGCACCAACCATTACACAGCCAACAGCGTTAAGGAAAGCAGCAATAACAGCCTCAGAGAAACTGGCACTGCCAACACCACAAAGAGAACTGAAGAGAACAAAAGCTTGGTCAAGTTGTTTTGGGAGGAGATGTTTAAGTGCAAGTGGCCCGACATCCAGGATAACCTTGGAGGCTCACAGCAGCTTTGCACAGGCCAGGAGAATCTTAGCCAGCTGGGCATGGCTACAGCTTACTCTGACGTTTCCAATCTCAGAATCAGTTACAATATCTACAATGCTGTGTATGCTGCTGCTCACGCTCTGCACGACCTCCACTCCTGCAAGCCTGGGGAGGGACCCTTTGCTAATGGAGGCTGTGCGAACATCAGGGATTTTGAACCTTGGCAGGTAATACACACTAAAAGCACAATACTATATAggcaagattctcaaagctatttactcatcttagttaaagaataaaaacagcaacacacatttctaaaatgaataagacaCAACCTacaaagttgtttatttctggtttggtaacttgcAACATGGAAACGTGCTTACAACCTGCTCATGGCATTTTGGAGTAAATGACTCTTGAGTCTGTAGCCCTGTGTGTCACAATACACATGTCACAAATCCTGAAATATGGTAAATAGTTTACTTTGTGTGAAGTGTGGTAATTTAAACATTTCATTGGAATACTACGTCACTTCTG
This genomic stretch from Acipenser ruthenus chromosome 48, fAciRut3.2 maternal haplotype, whole genome shotgun sequence harbors:
- the LOC117407789 gene encoding UDP-glucuronosyltransferase 1-2-like; its protein translation is MEFPLWKSYPAFAFILSLIAVPCCHGGKILVFPLDGSHWLNMNILIEELHGRGHDITVVHSKTSWYIKEKSPHYTSITVTLPEGLSIESEDFMASFLRKMLEIRRGKGSLQAFMAMNTDFSDLSNVHREECQMVVTMFEDQQLMKKLQDVHFDLVLTDPCLAGGVLLAHYLKLPVVFNVRWLPSGEAHFATAPSPLSYVPITGTELSDQMDLIQRARNMLQYSINLYVDKYVVSPHYDALCARYFGPGVDLYSLIQSADLWLMRVNFVFEFPRPTMPNIVYIGGFQCKPAKPLPQDLEEFMESSGEHGVVVMSLGTLVNGLPSELTDKIAYAFSQLPQKVIWRHLGERPSSLGNNTLLVKWLPQNDLLGHPKTRAFVTHGGTNGVYEAIYHGVPIVGLPLLFDQFDNLLRMQVRGAAKVLEVTTLGSKDFLQALKEVLEEPSYQMNMNRLSSLQRDQPIKPMDSALFWIEYVMRNKGAAHLRTESYRMPWYAYYCVDVIVVLLAAVLVFMAAIIGIVRFMCCRVCKKRKIKHE
- the LOC117407866 gene encoding extracellular calcium-sensing receptor-like, whose translation is MSVMLFRLLAPAVWSHFLSLVCCSEQTGAGLAACTLGSVKGRGFSAEGDIIIGGIFPVHYNKVFPDTPFTELPGPTRCEIFSQRSYRWVQTMVFAINEINQNATLLPNLTLGFGIYDTCGAVHRGIEGALWMMSGQEVLVPGYRCLPGTPLAAIIGDAGSRISLAIARILGLYSYPLISYFATVPHLSDRRQFPSFFRTIPSDVFQVQGLVRLMQHFGWSWLGLLASEDDYGQMGSQILQKELLQSGACLAFYETVPLLYDKRKIQRIVQVVKSSSAKAIIVFTFESFLMPVVVEMARQNVTGKVWVATEGWSTSHNLANRELLKTMDGTIGFAIRRADIPGLREHLLSVSPNSPTENKSLVKLFWEEMFKCKWPDIQDNLGGSQQLCTGQENLSQLGMATAYSDVSNLRISYNIYNAVYAAAHALHDLHSCKPGEGPFANGGCANIRDFEPWQLLPYIKKVRFNNNAKEEVHFDENGISPTRYDILNWQKTPTGDIQYVKIGSFDYSAPSGRDLEINESAIIWNGGQTQAPVSACSESCPPGSRKAALRGQPVCCFDCIPCSEGEIANHTDSTECLHCPEGSWSNKHRDSCIPKVVEFLSYMEPLGAVLASLSVLTSLLPASTLALFLWHHHTPIVKANNRQLSYVLLCALVLCPLCSLIFIGQPSPASCMLRQTAFGIIFALSVSCVLAKTVLVVIAFKASIPGSSLHRWVGTRLPNSIACLGTLIQVGICGTWLGAAPPFPENNIKSQIGKVILECNEGSALAFWCMLGYMGILASVSFVVAFLSRNLPDSFNEAKFITFSMLVFVSVWLSFIPAYLSTKGKYMVSVEIFAILSSSAGLQGCIFFPKCYIILLRPERNTRDYLMGKGPTR